One Vibrio penaeicida DNA segment encodes these proteins:
- the flgK gene encoding flagellar hook-associated protein FlgK, giving the protein MSSDLLNVGTQSVLTAQRQLNTTGHNISNANTEGYNRQSVMQAVNAPKQYGGQTYGMGVHVENVRRSWDQFAVNELNLTTTEFANKLDTEESLDNITNMLSSVASKKIPENINEWFDALKTLADSPNDMGARKVLLEKSQLITQNLNHFHSVVRTEKENINKKMQNAVEHMNSLATEIRDVHRLMMRTPGPHNDFRDEHERLINELAQYTKVTVTPRKNNEGFNVHIGNGHTLVSGTEASQLTLLPGKPDPQQLRIGMVEGKGVKAIKHDGLNGKLSAFLKARDESIPNVMSELGRIATAMSFGVNKLQSQGLDLRGDIGKNVFTDVNSAEMLKSRVITSTDSKADIGVYIEDISQLSGGEYSVKYDGSSYRVTKPSGESITVSSSVFANGFILDGMRINVNNAPEDGERFLIRPTESSASLIRVEMNDPAKIAAQSYESSYTDALGTAKFNILQAGNLREFQIVVSPTGDQFAVLDMQGLVVMQPQAYPPSGPVTVDGTVFELTGGANANDKFAANLVPSEGDNGNLLKMQNIQTDKVMNDGNTTVLGVYKDLNTDVGLKTSTATRLADIAKLENEAAKERIASISGVNLDEEAANMMKFQQAYMASSRIMQTANDTFNTILALR; this is encoded by the coding sequence ATGTCATCGGATCTACTTAATGTAGGTACACAAAGCGTCTTGACAGCTCAGCGGCAACTAAACACCACCGGTCATAACATTTCTAATGCGAATACCGAAGGTTACAACCGCCAGTCTGTGATGCAAGCTGTTAATGCCCCTAAGCAATACGGGGGGCAAACCTATGGCATGGGTGTTCATGTGGAAAATGTTCGCCGCTCTTGGGATCAATTTGCCGTCAATGAGCTCAATCTCACCACGACAGAATTTGCAAACAAACTGGATACCGAAGAAAGCCTAGATAACATTACCAACATGCTGTCTTCAGTGGCTTCGAAGAAAATCCCAGAAAACATCAATGAATGGTTTGATGCATTAAAAACGCTGGCGGATTCACCCAACGACATGGGTGCAAGAAAAGTATTGTTAGAAAAGTCGCAACTGATCACACAAAACTTAAATCACTTCCATTCTGTCGTGCGCACAGAAAAAGAAAACATCAATAAGAAGATGCAGAATGCCGTTGAGCATATGAACTCATTGGCGACTGAAATACGTGATGTACACCGTTTGATGATGCGTACACCAGGACCGCATAACGACTTCCGAGACGAACATGAGCGTCTGATTAATGAGTTGGCTCAATACACCAAGGTAACGGTAACTCCTCGTAAAAATAATGAAGGCTTTAACGTACATATTGGCAATGGACACACTTTAGTATCTGGAACCGAAGCCAGCCAGTTAACCCTTCTACCGGGTAAGCCCGATCCTCAACAGCTTCGTATAGGTATGGTTGAAGGGAAAGGCGTAAAAGCCATTAAACATGATGGCTTGAACGGCAAGTTATCGGCATTCTTAAAAGCTCGCGATGAATCCATTCCTAATGTCATGAGCGAACTTGGGCGTATTGCGACTGCGATGTCTTTCGGCGTCAACAAGCTTCAATCACAAGGTTTAGATTTACGTGGAGACATAGGTAAAAACGTATTCACAGATGTTAACTCTGCTGAAATGTTGAAATCACGTGTGATTACATCGACAGATTCAAAAGCGGATATCGGTGTGTATATCGAAGATATCTCTCAGCTCAGCGGTGGCGAATATTCGGTTAAATACGATGGGTCTAGCTATCGTGTAACCAAACCAAGCGGTGAGAGTATTACCGTTTCCAGTAGTGTGTTTGCCAATGGTTTCATTCTGGATGGTATGAGAATCAATGTAAATAATGCGCCAGAAGATGGAGAGCGTTTTCTCATTCGTCCAACTGAAAGTTCCGCTTCTTTAATCCGAGTTGAAATGAACGACCCTGCAAAAATTGCCGCTCAAAGTTACGAAAGTTCCTACACTGATGCCCTGGGTACTGCCAAATTCAATATTCTTCAAGCAGGTAACCTAAGAGAGTTTCAGATTGTTGTTTCTCCTACTGGTGACCAATTTGCCGTATTGGATATGCAGGGGCTGGTGGTAATGCAGCCTCAAGCTTATCCTCCTTCTGGTCCCGTCACCGTTGATGGAACAGTATTCGAATTGACGGGTGGGGCAAATGCGAACGACAAATTTGCGGCAAACCTTGTCCCTTCTGAAGGTGATAACGGCAACTTACTTAAAATGCAGAATATCCAAACGGATAAGGTGATGAATGATGGTAACACAACAGTGTTGGGTGTTTATAAGGACCTAAATACTGATGTCGGTTTGAAAACATCCACCGCCACGCGACTTGCCGATATTGCTAAGCTAGAAAATGAAGCGGCAAAAGAACGTATTGCTTCCATCTCAGGGGTTAACTTAGATGAAGAAGCCGCAAACATGATGAAGTTTCAACAAGCTTACATGGCATCTTCGCGAATCATGCAAACAGCGAATGATACGTTTAACACTATTTTGGCACTGAGATAG
- the flgL gene encoding flagellar hook-associated protein FlgL, translating into MINRIASFHNYQTVQNDLQRQELKVHNNHAQLASGKKLLNAADNPLAAHYVQGITQQTEELRQYMDSIVLIRNRLEHQEVIIANAEQHADDAKRSVMEMINGALSPEDRAAKARELEEMALNMLNLVNTQDESGNYIFAGTKPKNQPFFKDHSGDVSYVGDTYHRNMKIANGLEISVSDPGNKVFMEIDNPIGDYDPQYNLQVASELLVESATNYDASDTSNYNITFVDMGDGSFGYQLEKDGSVVKSDTYDHKVGIQHEDLQIRFKGRITPGDSIAFEPKKTFSIFETFQKAQEYSQRSVADSNGTAELHQVTEEFHKAFVHINTVRTDLGSRLNTLDIQEQQHDDFKLSMAKSKSNFEDLDYAQAVIEFNENSLALKASQQAFGKVKDLTLFNYI; encoded by the coding sequence ATGATTAATAGAATAGCCAGTTTCCACAACTATCAAACAGTGCAGAATGACCTTCAGCGTCAAGAGCTGAAAGTTCACAACAACCACGCCCAATTGGCGTCGGGTAAAAAATTGCTGAACGCTGCAGATAATCCATTAGCTGCGCACTATGTACAAGGTATAACCCAGCAGACAGAAGAATTGCGTCAGTACATGGATTCTATTGTGCTGATTCGTAACCGTCTTGAACACCAAGAGGTGATCATTGCCAATGCCGAGCAACATGCTGATGATGCTAAACGTTCGGTGATGGAAATGATTAATGGTGCTCTTTCTCCTGAAGATCGCGCAGCGAAAGCACGTGAACTGGAAGAAATGGCGCTAAATATGCTCAATCTTGTTAATACACAAGACGAATCAGGTAACTACATATTTGCTGGGACCAAACCGAAAAACCAACCGTTTTTTAAAGATCACAGTGGCGATGTCTCTTATGTTGGAGATACCTATCACCGTAATATGAAAATCGCGAATGGTCTCGAAATTTCGGTAAGCGATCCGGGCAACAAAGTCTTCATGGAAATTGATAACCCTATAGGCGACTACGATCCACAGTATAACCTTCAGGTCGCGTCTGAATTGCTTGTCGAAAGTGCAACGAATTATGACGCCTCTGACACTTCCAATTACAACATTACTTTTGTTGATATGGGAGATGGGAGTTTTGGTTATCAATTAGAAAAAGATGGGTCTGTTGTTAAGTCGGATACCTACGATCATAAAGTGGGTATCCAGCATGAAGATTTGCAAATTCGATTCAAAGGTCGAATTACCCCTGGAGACAGTATTGCTTTCGAGCCTAAGAAAACATTCAGCATTTTTGAGACTTTTCAAAAAGCACAAGAATATTCTCAACGTTCGGTTGCAGATTCAAACGGTACGGCAGAACTTCACCAAGTAACGGAAGAGTTCCATAAGGCCTTTGTTCACATCAATACGGTTCGTACCGATTTGGGCTCGCGCTTAAATACATTGGACATTCAGGAACAACAGCATGATGACTTCAAGCTTTCTATGGCGAAGTCTAAAAGCAATTTTGAAGATCTTGATTATGCTCAGGCGGTAATCGAGTTCAACGAAAATTCATTAGCACTAAAAGCATCCCAACAAGCTTTCGGTAAAGTGAAAGACTTGACCCTGTTTAATTACATTTAA
- a CDS encoding flagellin, with translation MAVTVSTNVSAMTAQRYLNKSTNDLNTSMERLSSGHKINSAKDDAAGLQISNRLTAQSRGLDVAMRNANDGISIAQTAEGAMNESTNVLQRMRDLAIQSANGSNSDADRRAINEEAVALQDELNRIAETTSFGGRRLLNGSFGDAAFQIGANSGEAMIMALTSIRADDTRMGGSTFVAPPESAKGTDWGVPADKLDIKFEFTTKAGEPQVIEISANAGDDIEELATYINGQSDMINASVSENGQMQVFVAEPHLEGDLTISGALAGEVGLTGGPGLQTTVQDLDLRTVAGSQNAISVVDAALKYIDSQRADLGAKQNRLSHSINNLANVRENVDASNSRIKDTDWAKETTELTKSQILQQAGTSILAQAKQLPNSAMQLLQ, from the coding sequence ATGGCTGTAACAGTGAGCACTAACGTTTCCGCAATGACGGCACAACGTTACCTAAATAAGTCGACCAACGACCTTAACACATCGATGGAGCGTCTATCGTCAGGGCACAAAATCAATAGTGCAAAAGATGATGCAGCTGGCTTGCAAATCTCCAACCGATTGACAGCACAGTCTCGTGGTCTAGATGTAGCAATGAGAAACGCCAACGATGGTATCTCAATTGCCCAAACCGCAGAAGGTGCGATGAACGAATCAACCAATGTTCTGCAACGTATGCGAGACCTAGCAATTCAGTCTGCCAATGGTTCGAACTCCGATGCAGACCGTAGAGCTATCAATGAAGAGGCGGTTGCGCTGCAAGACGAACTCAACCGTATTGCTGAAACCACATCATTTGGTGGACGCCGACTACTTAATGGCTCATTTGGTGATGCTGCATTCCAGATTGGTGCTAACTCTGGTGAAGCTATGATCATGGCACTGACCAGTATTCGGGCTGATGATACACGAATGGGCGGCAGCACCTTTGTTGCACCACCAGAAAGTGCTAAAGGCACAGATTGGGGAGTTCCAGCGGACAAACTAGATATCAAGTTTGAGTTCACAACAAAGGCGGGTGAACCACAAGTTATCGAGATATCAGCGAATGCTGGTGATGATATCGAAGAACTGGCGACATACATTAACGGTCAGTCGGACATGATTAATGCCTCGGTCAGTGAAAACGGTCAAATGCAGGTATTTGTCGCTGAACCACACTTAGAAGGTGACTTGACCATCTCCGGTGCGTTAGCTGGCGAAGTTGGACTGACAGGTGGGCCTGGCTTACAAACTACGGTTCAAGATTTAGATCTTAGAACGGTAGCGGGCTCTCAAAACGCAATTAGCGTAGTGGATGCTGCACTCAAATATATTGATAGCCAACGTGCTGATTTAGGTGCAAAACAAAACCGACTCAGTCACAGTATCAATAACTTAGCGAACGTACGTGAGAATGTGGATGCTTCCAACAGCCGTATCAAAGATACAGACTGGGCGAAAGAAACCACAGAACTTACGAAATCACAGATTTTGCAACAGGCAGGTACTTCCATTCTTGCTCAAGCAAAACAGTTGCCAAACTCAGCAATGCAATTACTTCAATAG
- the crr gene encoding PTS glucose transporter subunit IIA, which yields MGLFDKLKKLVSDDSADAGAIEIIAPLSGEIVNIEDVPDVVFAEKIVGDGIAIKPSGDKMVAPVNGTIGKIFETNHAFSIESDDGVELFVHFGIDTVELKGEGFTRIAEEGQTVKAGDTVIEFDLALLEEKAKSTLTPVVISNMDEIKELNKLSGAVSVGETTVLRVTK from the coding sequence ATGGGTCTGTTTGACAAACTGAAGAAGCTGGTTTCTGACGACAGTGCTGACGCTGGTGCAATTGAAATCATCGCACCTCTATCTGGCGAAATCGTAAACATCGAAGACGTGCCAGACGTAGTATTCGCTGAAAAAATCGTTGGTGACGGTATCGCGATCAAACCATCTGGCGACAAGATGGTTGCTCCAGTAAACGGTACTATCGGTAAAATCTTTGAAACTAACCACGCTTTCTCTATCGAGTCTGACGACGGCGTTGAGCTGTTTGTACACTTCGGTATTGATACTGTTGAACTAAAAGGTGAAGGCTTCACTCGCATCGCTGAAGAAGGTCAAACAGTGAAAGCTGGTGATACTGTCATCGAATTCGATCTAGCACTTCTAGAAGAGAAAGCGAAATCAACTCTAACGCCTGTTGTTATTTCTAACATGGACGAAATCAAAGAGTTGAACAAACTTTCTGGCGCGGTATCTGTTGGCGAAACCACAGTACTTCGTGTAACTAAGTAA
- the ptsI gene encoding phosphoenolpyruvate-protein phosphotransferase PtsI codes for MISGILASPGIAFGKALLLQEDEIVLNTNTITDDQVEAEVQRFYDARNKSSHQLEIIKQKALETFGEEKEAIFEGHIMLLEDEELEEEILALIKNDKLSADNAIYSVIEEQATALESLDDEYLKERATDIRDIGSRFVKNALGINIVSLSDIDEEVILVAYDLTPSETAQINLDYVLGFACDIGGRTSHTSIMARSLELPAIVGTNDITKQVKNGDMLILDAMNNKVIVNPTDAEMSEAQSIRDAFLAEKEELAKLKDLPATTLDGHNVEVCGNIGTVKDCDGINRNGGEGVGLYRTEFLFMDRDALPTEEEQYQAYKDVAEAMHGESVIIRTMDIGGDKDLPYMDLPKEMNPFLGWRAVRISLDRREILRDQLRGILRASAHGKLRIMFPMIISVEEIRELKAAIEEYKVELRSEGLAFDENIEIGVMVETPAAAAIAHHLAKEVSFFSIGTNDLTQYTLAVDRGNELISHLYNPLSPAVLTVIKQVIDASHAEGKWTGMCGELAGDERATLLLLGMGLDEFSMSGISIPKVKKVIRNANFEEVKAMAEEALQMPTAAEIEAHVEKFIAEKTNC; via the coding sequence ATGATTTCAGGCATCCTGGCATCTCCTGGTATTGCTTTTGGCAAAGCACTGCTTCTTCAAGAAGATGAAATTGTCCTAAACACAAACACCATCACCGACGATCAAGTAGAAGCAGAAGTACAACGCTTTTACGACGCTCGTAACAAATCTTCCCACCAACTTGAAATTATCAAGCAGAAAGCACTTGAAACATTCGGTGAAGAGAAAGAAGCGATCTTCGAAGGTCACATCATGCTTCTTGAAGATGAAGAGCTAGAAGAAGAAATTTTAGCATTGATCAAAAACGATAAGCTTTCAGCAGACAACGCAATCTACTCTGTGATTGAAGAGCAAGCCACTGCCCTTGAATCACTGGATGATGAATACCTAAAAGAACGTGCGACGGACATCCGTGATATTGGTTCGCGTTTTGTTAAAAATGCACTTGGTATTAACATCGTTTCTCTAAGTGATATCGATGAAGAAGTAATTCTTGTCGCATACGACCTAACGCCATCTGAGACAGCGCAAATCAACCTAGATTACGTTCTTGGTTTCGCTTGTGACATTGGTGGTCGTACATCACACACATCTATTATGGCTCGTTCTCTTGAGCTACCAGCGATTGTTGGTACGAACGACATCACTAAGCAAGTTAAAAACGGTGATATGCTGATTCTGGATGCGATGAACAACAAAGTTATCGTAAATCCTACAGACGCTGAAATGTCTGAAGCACAATCAATCCGTGATGCATTCCTAGCGGAAAAAGAAGAGCTTGCAAAACTTAAAGACCTGCCAGCAACAACTTTAGACGGACACAACGTCGAAGTTTGCGGCAACATAGGTACAGTAAAAGACTGTGACGGCATCAACCGCAACGGCGGTGAAGGTGTTGGTCTGTACCGCACAGAATTCCTATTTATGGATCGTGATGCACTTCCAACAGAAGAAGAGCAGTACCAAGCTTACAAAGACGTCGCGGAAGCGATGCATGGTGAATCCGTAATCATCCGTACAATGGATATCGGTGGCGATAAAGATCTGCCATACATGGATCTACCAAAAGAAATGAACCCGTTCCTAGGTTGGCGTGCAGTGCGTATCAGCTTGGACCGCCGTGAAATCCTACGTGACCAACTACGTGGTATTCTACGTGCTTCTGCTCACGGTAAGCTGCGCATCATGTTCCCAATGATCATTTCTGTTGAAGAAATTCGCGAACTTAAAGCGGCAATCGAAGAATACAAAGTGGAGCTGCGCTCTGAAGGTCTAGCGTTCGACGAAAACATCGAAATCGGTGTTATGGTTGAAACACCAGCAGCAGCGGCAATTGCTCACCACTTAGCGAAAGAAGTATCATTCTTTAGTATTGGTACTAACGACTTAACTCAGTATACTCTAGCAGTAGACCGTGGTAATGAGTTAATCTCTCACCTATACAACCCGCTATCACCTGCTGTACTAACAGTAATCAAGCAAGTGATTGACGCTTCTCATGCAGAAGGTAAGTGGACAGGTATGTGTGGTGAGCTTGCTGGTGACGAGCGCGCGACGCTTCTTCTTCTGGGCATGGGTCTAGATGAATTCAGCATGAGCGGTATCTCTATTCCAAAAGTGAAGAAAGTGATTCGTAACGCTAACTTCGAAGAGGTTAAAGCTATGGCAGAAGAAGCTCTTCAAATGCCAACAGCTGCAGAGATTGAAGCACACGTAGAAAAATTTATCGCAGAAAAAACAAACTGCTAA
- a CDS encoding HPr family phosphocarrier protein, producing MYQKQVEITAENGLHTRPAAQFVKEAKGFDADITVTSNGKSASAKSLFKLQTLGLVKGTVVTISAEGPQAQNAVDHLVALMDQLH from the coding sequence ATGTATCAGAAGCAAGTAGAAATCACTGCAGAAAACGGTCTTCACACTCGTCCAGCGGCTCAGTTCGTTAAAGAAGCGAAAGGCTTTGATGCTGACATCACTGTTACTTCTAACGGTAAAAGTGCAAGTGCGAAGAGCTTGTTCAAATTGCAAACTCTAGGTTTGGTGAAAGGTACTGTTGTTACTATCTCTGCTGAAGGCCCACAAGCTCAAAACGCAGTAGACCACCTAGTTGCTCTTATGGACCAACTTCACTAA
- the cysK gene encoding cysteine synthase A, whose protein sequence is MSKIYEDNSQAIGNTPLVRLNRVSKGNVLAKIEARNPSFSVKCRIGANMIWEAEKAGTLKAGVELVEPTSGNTGVALAFVAAARGYKLTLTMPESMSLERRKLLKALGANLELTEAAKGMKGAIAKAEEIVASNPEKYLLLQQFNNPANPAIHEKTTGPEIWEATDGEIDVFVSGVGTGGTLTGTSRFIKGEKGKAITTVAVEPAESPVIAQALAGEEIQPAPHKIQGIGAGFIPGNLDLELIDRVESVTSEEAIEMARRLMEEEGILAGISSGAAVVAANRVAELPEFAGKTIVTVLPSSGERYLSTALFAGLFTEKENQQ, encoded by the coding sequence ATGAGTAAAATCTACGAAGACAATTCACAAGCTATTGGTAACACTCCACTTGTTCGCCTTAACCGCGTAAGTAAAGGTAACGTTCTAGCAAAAATTGAAGCACGCAACCCAAGCTTTAGTGTTAAATGTCGTATTGGCGCAAACATGATCTGGGAAGCTGAAAAAGCTGGTACTTTAAAAGCTGGTGTTGAACTTGTAGAGCCTACAAGTGGTAATACAGGTGTTGCTCTTGCATTCGTAGCGGCAGCTCGTGGCTACAAACTGACTCTTACTATGCCTGAGTCGATGAGCCTTGAGCGTCGTAAGCTGCTTAAAGCTTTGGGTGCAAACCTTGAACTAACTGAAGCAGCAAAAGGCATGAAAGGCGCCATTGCTAAAGCTGAAGAAATTGTTGCTAGCAACCCTGAAAAATACCTACTTCTTCAACAGTTCAATAACCCTGCTAACCCAGCGATCCATGAAAAAACAACGGGTCCAGAGATTTGGGAAGCGACTGACGGCGAGATCGACGTATTCGTATCTGGTGTAGGTACAGGTGGTACGCTAACAGGTACTAGCCGCTTCATTAAAGGTGAAAAAGGCAAAGCCATTACTACAGTTGCAGTTGAGCCTGCAGAATCTCCAGTTATCGCACAGGCACTTGCTGGTGAAGAAATTCAACCTGCTCCTCACAAAATTCAAGGTATCGGTGCAGGATTCATCCCTGGAAACTTAGATCTAGAATTAATTGACCGTGTAGAGTCTGTTACTTCAGAAGAAGCTATTGAGATGGCTCGTCGCCTAATGGAAGAGGAAGGTATCCTAGCTGGTATTTCTTCTGGTGCGGCCGTTGTTGCTGCAAACCGTGTTGCAGAACTTCCTGAATTTGCAGGAAAAACTATCGTAACTGTTCTTCCAAGTTCTGGTGAGCGTTACCTCAGCACAGCACTATTTGCAGGTCTATTCACCGAGAAAGAAAACCAGCAATAA
- the cysZ gene encoding sulfate transporter CysZ yields MTTNNRSGIGYFFHGFELAFQPGIRRFVILPLLVNILLIGGAIYLLFSNLNQWIDAWLGYLPDMLSWLSYLLWPLLALAILATFTYLFSTIANFVAAPFNGLLAEQLEAKLTGKKLSDQSILSLLKDVPRILGREWRKLMYYLPKALGLFILLLIPALGQTIGPILWFLFSAWMMAIQYCDYPFDNHKVSFQDMRNDLKQNQSASYGFGFMVTLFTMVPILNLFVMPVAVCGATAMWVDKYRLQYVR; encoded by the coding sequence ATGACAACAAACAATCGAAGTGGCATCGGATACTTTTTTCATGGGTTTGAACTCGCATTCCAACCCGGTATCAGACGTTTTGTGATTTTGCCCCTTCTCGTAAATATTCTATTAATTGGTGGAGCCATCTATTTATTGTTTTCAAATCTAAATCAATGGATTGATGCTTGGCTTGGGTATCTGCCAGACATGCTTTCGTGGCTTTCTTATCTACTGTGGCCTTTGTTAGCACTCGCAATATTGGCCACATTTACCTATTTGTTTAGCACCATTGCAAATTTTGTTGCTGCCCCGTTTAACGGACTACTCGCAGAACAGCTTGAAGCAAAGCTAACGGGAAAGAAACTTAGCGACCAATCGATACTTTCTCTACTCAAAGACGTTCCGCGTATTCTGGGTCGTGAATGGCGAAAGCTGATGTACTACCTGCCGAAAGCGCTGGGGCTTTTCATTTTACTGCTTATCCCAGCGTTAGGTCAGACCATAGGGCCAATACTTTGGTTCCTATTTTCTGCTTGGATGATGGCAATACAATATTGTGATTACCCTTTCGATAACCACAAAGTCTCGTTTCAGGACATGAGAAACGATTTGAAACAAAATCAATCCGCATCCTATGGCTTCGGGTTTATGGTGACGCTGTTTACTATGGTTCCCATTCTCAATCTGTTTGTGATGCCAGTAGCAGTTTGTGGTGCTACTGCAATGTGGGTGGATAAATACCGTCTACAGTATGTGAGATAA
- the zipA gene encoding cell division protein ZipA, with translation MQELRLVLIIVGLLAIAALLFHGLWTSKKEGKAKFGNKPHRKLGNTEQEEEPDYAATRAFAPEDDFEIIRKPRKEPEFNSDNAEKDTPSFDPLVDSDEPLPSFSSIDDNETAAKTDVEEPLEPSEVTAAETRESVEANAQKEEVVQVAESEVKAQEQVNEELEPEKEMEVLVLNVHCAGDTPFVGTSLFESMKQNGLLYGEMDIFHRHADMSGTGKVLFSVANMMQPGTLAHDDPETFETKGISFFMTLPCFGEADQNFKLMLKTAQQIADDLGGNVLDDQRNLMTPDRLDAYRKQVRDFYDS, from the coding sequence ATGCAGGAATTGCGACTAGTACTTATCATCGTAGGCTTACTTGCCATTGCCGCTTTGCTATTCCACGGTTTATGGACAAGTAAAAAAGAAGGTAAAGCCAAGTTTGGTAATAAGCCTCATCGTAAGCTCGGAAATACAGAGCAAGAAGAAGAGCCTGATTATGCCGCGACTCGTGCGTTTGCTCCAGAAGATGATTTTGAGATTATTCGCAAACCACGTAAAGAGCCCGAATTTAACAGTGACAATGCTGAAAAAGACACACCATCTTTTGACCCACTTGTCGACAGTGATGAACCCTTACCGTCTTTTTCATCCATCGATGACAACGAAACTGCAGCAAAAACTGACGTGGAAGAACCGTTAGAACCTTCTGAAGTAACGGCTGCAGAAACCAGAGAAAGCGTTGAGGCTAATGCTCAGAAAGAAGAAGTTGTCCAAGTTGCGGAATCCGAAGTTAAAGCCCAAGAGCAAGTCAACGAAGAACTAGAGCCAGAGAAAGAAATGGAAGTGCTGGTTTTGAACGTTCACTGCGCTGGCGATACGCCATTTGTTGGGACCAGCCTGTTTGAAAGTATGAAGCAAAACGGTTTGCTGTATGGAGAAATGGATATCTTCCATCGTCATGCGGATATGTCTGGAACAGGGAAAGTTTTGTTTAGTGTCGCGAATATGATGCAACCTGGTACTCTGGCGCATGACGATCCAGAAACGTTTGAGACAAAAGGTATCTCCTTCTTTATGACCCTGCCATGTTTTGGTGAAGCAGATCAAAATTTTAAATTGATGTTGAAAACGGCTCAGCAAATTGCAGATGACTTGGGTGGGAATGTCCTAGACGATCAGCGCAATTTAATGACACCTGATAGGTTGGATGCTTATCGCAAGCAGGTCCGTGATTTTTACGACAGTTAG